In one window of Mercurialis annua linkage group LG4, ddMerAnnu1.2, whole genome shotgun sequence DNA:
- the LOC126678606 gene encoding uncharacterized protein LOC126678606: protein MSLLSDSAKGTLKALVHYDGVWDEHFNYSNYKMKGILIRENTTFEEIKELIAGKLEVNSWETKMEIRFQLESNYQTLQIEDNVSLQFYIEMKKDEPRVTSFPLCVTTNKFEGQPQIQNINSEASIGIIEEQFVDTTSSSGTAIDIIKYAEILYNQTRKEDEEAESKPQEINIVTDPKITEIYVGQIFKDKKTMKTSFCFYTIANQFQYKVSKSCKREYIVICIDEDCRWTVRASRDGKTNMFVIRRMINIHTCPPNIRMDDKRQATASIIGEHIKMKFLDIKTIYTPADIIADIQRDFGIVLSYNRAWRSKVKALNQIRGSPRDSYSILPGYLHMLLQTNPGSVVDLHTTDENKFEYMFMALDASIKGWRYCRPIIVVDGTFLKSNYGGTLITASTQDGNGKIFPLAFAVVDSENDDSWEYFFLKLKEAFGGRNGLCIVSDRHLSILNGVKKVFPEASHAICMYHLLSNIKSKFKHDPDTLRDCFYGAARSYTTKGFDYYMKELDAINAGIRKYLTDIGIEKWARAHCKANRYSTMTSNIAESLNAAIKAARELPITTLLESLRRLMQEWSYANRNIAICTFTKLTNKAEHELRNHYASSLRMKVNFQLQFQLDEMPCPHAIAILSKLHQEPYQYCSDFFTKENMLATYEGVVYPMPSQNNWDLPANVESMEVLPPIGAIPAGRPKKRRITAPNEIKKTNQCGRCKQRGHNKKTCKNIPK, encoded by the exons ATGAGTTTACTAAGTGATTCAG CAAAAGGAACACTGAAGGCTCTTGTGCACTATGATGGAGTATGGGATGAGCATTTTAATTACTCCAACTACAAGAtgaaaggaatactgataaggGAAAACACAACCTTTGAAGAAATTAAGGAATTGATAGCAGGTAAACTAGAGGTAAACAGTTGGGAAACCAAAATGGAAATCAGATTTCAGTTAGAAAGCAACTACCAAACTTTACAAATTGAAGATAATGTCAGCCTGCAATTCtacattgaaatgaaaaaagatGAACCGCGAGTAACCAGTTTTCCATTATGTGTTACAACAAACAAATTTGAAGGTCAGCCACAAATACAAAATATCAACAGTGAAGCTTCTATTGGAATTATTGAAGAACAATTTGTGGATACAACGTCTAGTAGTGGCACTGCaattgatattataaaatatgcaGAAATATTATACAACCAGACAAGAAAAGAAGATGAGGAAGCTGAAAGTAAACCACAAGAAATCAACATCGTCACTGATCCAAAAATAACAGAAATCTATGTTGGACAGATCTTCAAAGACAAAAAAACTATGAAGACAAGTTTCTGTTTCTACACGATTGCTAACCAATTTCAGTATAAAGTTAGTAAGTCTTGCAAAAGAGAATATATAGTCATTTGCATTGATGAAGATTGCAGGTGGACAGTGAGAGCTTCAAGAGATGGAAAGACAAATATGTTTGTGATTAGAAGAATGATAAACATCCACACATGCCCACCAAATATAAGAATGGATGACAAAAGGCAAGCAACAGCTTCAATAATAGGGGAACATATAAAAATGAAGTTCTTGGATATAAAAACAATCTATACTCCAGCTGATATTATTGCAGATATTCAGAGAGATTTTGGGATTGTTTTGAGTTACAATAGGGCATGGAGGTCAAAAGTAAAGGCACTAAACCAAATTAGAGGTAGTCCGCGCGACTCGTATTCAATTTTGCCTGGATATTTGCACATGCTTCTACAAACTAATCCAGGATCAGTTGTAGATCTTCATACAACTGATGAAAAcaaatttgaatatatgtttATGGCTCTAGATGCTTCTATTAAAGGTTGGAGATACTGTAGACCAATAATTGTAGTAGATGGAACATTTTTGAAGTCGAACTACGGTGGAACATTAATAACAGCAAGTACACAAGACGGAAATGGTAAGATTTTCCCCCTTGCTTTTGCAGTTGTTGATTCCGAAAATGATGATTCCtgggaatatttttttttaaaattgaaagaagCATTTGGTGGAAGAAATGGGCTGTGTATTGTTTCAGATAGGCATTTGAGTATATTGAATGGGGTCAAAAAGGTTTTTCCTGAAGCAAGTCATGCAATATGTATGTACCATTTGCTAAGTAACATCAAATCAAAGTTCAAACACGATCCGGATACATTGAGAGACTGTTTCTATGGAGCTGCAAGATCATACACAACTAAGGGATTTGACTACTACATGAAAGAGCTTGATGCCATTAATGCCGGAATTCGAAAGTACCTAACAGATATTGGGATCGAGAAGTGGGCAAGAGCACATTGTAAAGCTAATAG gtACTCGACAATGACATCGAATATCGCCGAGTCTTTGAATGCAGCAATCAAAGCAGCTAGGGAATTACCAATAACAACGCTCCTTGAAAGTTTGAGGCGTTTGATGCAAGAATGGAGTTATGCTAACAGAAATATTGCAATTTGTACATTTACTAAGCTGACAAACAAAGCAGAACATGAACTCAGAAATCACTATGCATCATCTTTAAGAATGAAggtaaattttcaattaca ATTTCAATTGGATGAAATGCCATGTCCACATGCTATTGCTATATTAAGCAAACTACACCAAGAACCATATCAATACTGCTCAGACTTTTTCACTAAAGAAAATATGCTTGCCACATATGAAGGAGTTGTCTATCCAATGCCTAGCCAAAATAATTGGGATTTACCTGCCAATGTTGAAAGTATGGAAGTTCTTCCGCCAATAGGAGCAATTCCAGCAGGAAGaccaaagaaaagaagaatcacGGCACCAAATGAAATAAAGAAGACAAATCAGTGTGGAAGATGCAAACAAAGAGGACATAATAAGAAGACATGtaaaaatataccaaaataa
- the LOC126676153 gene encoding ubiquitin carboxyl-terminal hydrolase 3: MATIDESPSAKRWLPLEANPDVMNQFLWGLGVKENEAECYDVYGLDEELLEMVPKPVLAVLFLYPLTPQSEEERMRQEGVKHEPGSKVYFMKQTVGNACGTIGLLHAVGNIAPEIKLIEDSFLDRFFKSTASMDPMERAIFLANDTEMEVAHSVAATGGETVASDNVDTHFICFACVEGQLFELDGRKSGPILHGASSPGSLLKDAAKVIQDMIQKNPESLNFNVIAISKK, from the exons ATGGCGACAATCGATGAAAGTCCGTCTGCTAAACGCTGGCTTCCCCTTGAAGCTAATCCTGATGTTATGAACCAG TTTCTATGGGGATTAGGAGTAAAGGAAAATGAAGCAGAGTGTTATGATGTATATGGGTTAGATGAGGAGCTTCTGGAAATGGTTCCAAAGCCAGTTCTTGCTGTTCTTTTTCTCTATCCCCTTACTCCTCAG AGTGAAGAGGAAAGAATGAGGCAAGAAGGTGTCAAACAT GAACCAGGCAGTAAAGTATATTTCATGAAACAAACTGTGGGCAATGCATGTGGAACAATAGGGCTTCTTCATGCTGTAGGGAACATCGCTCCAGAGATCAAGCTCA TTGAGGACTCATTCTTGGATAGGTTTTTCAAATCCACAGCAAGCATGGATCCAATGGAG cGTGCTATATTTCTTGCGAATGACACAGAAATGGAAGTTGCCCATTCTGTAGCAGCTACAGGGGGTGAGACAGTG GCTTCAGACAATGTGGACACTCACTTTATTTGCTTCGCTTGCGTTGAAG GACAACTCTTTGAGCTTGATGGAAGAAAGTCAGGGCCGATTTTGCATGGTGCATCCTCACCAGGCAGCTTATTGAAG gATGCAGCTAAAGTGATACAGGACATGATCCAGAAAAATCCGGAATCCCTCAACTTTAATGTTATTGCCATTTCGAAGAAATAG